Proteins encoded in a region of the Pseudomonas sp. GOM7 genome:
- a CDS encoding flavin-containing monooxygenase, with product MNASVSPLPATRHCKIAILGSGFSGLGMAIRLKQEGEENFLLFEKEAGVGGTWRVNNYPGCGCDVQSHLYSFSFEPNPNWTRMFARQPEIKAYLEGCWEKYRLQDKTLLGTEVVEIRWDEQAELWHLKDRAGQRYSAQFVVSGMGALSTPSIPKLKGLENFTGEVFHSQQWNHDYDLSGKRVAVIGTGASAIQFVPQIQKQVARLDLYQRTAPWIMPKPDRAIRDDERSRFKRFPLAQKLWRGALYSMLESRVIAFAFAPRLLRLAQNIAKRYIHKQIKDPVLRAKVTPDYTMGCKRVLISNDYYPALVQPNVEVITDGIAEILPHGVRTADGQEREVDAIIFGTGFTPSDPLPRGTVFGRGGVDLLDTWPEGPEAYKGTMTAGFPNLFFLMGPNTGLGHNSMVYMIESQIHYVLGALRLLEEGQLQSLEPKRAVQDAFNHKIQGAARNTVWNAGGCMSWYLHPVSGRNCTVWPGFTWRFRMLTRHFDAPAYHFSRKNAAHPAQSNAIHSQEAQEASA from the coding sequence ATGAACGCGTCCGTGTCACCGCTCCCGGCGACCCGCCACTGCAAGATCGCCATTCTCGGCAGCGGTTTTTCCGGCCTTGGCATGGCCATTCGCCTCAAGCAGGAGGGCGAAGAGAATTTCCTGCTGTTCGAGAAAGAGGCCGGCGTTGGCGGTACCTGGCGGGTGAACAACTATCCGGGGTGCGGCTGCGACGTGCAATCGCACCTGTACTCCTTCTCCTTCGAGCCGAACCCGAACTGGACGCGGATGTTCGCCAGGCAGCCGGAAATCAAGGCCTATCTCGAAGGGTGCTGGGAAAAATACCGCCTGCAGGACAAGACCCTGCTGGGCACCGAAGTGGTGGAGATTCGCTGGGACGAGCAGGCCGAACTGTGGCACCTGAAGGATCGCGCCGGCCAGCGCTACAGCGCGCAATTCGTGGTGTCCGGCATGGGCGCCCTGTCCACTCCCTCGATCCCCAAGCTCAAGGGTCTGGAAAATTTCACCGGTGAGGTCTTCCACTCGCAGCAGTGGAACCACGACTATGACCTGAGCGGCAAGCGCGTGGCGGTGATCGGCACCGGCGCCTCGGCCATTCAGTTCGTGCCGCAGATCCAGAAGCAGGTGGCGCGCCTCGACCTCTACCAGCGCACTGCGCCGTGGATCATGCCCAAGCCGGATCGCGCCATTCGCGACGACGAACGCAGCCGCTTCAAGCGCTTCCCACTGGCGCAGAAACTCTGGCGCGGCGCGCTCTACAGCATGCTCGAAAGCCGCGTGATCGCCTTCGCCTTCGCCCCGCGCCTGCTACGCCTGGCCCAGAACATCGCCAAGCGCTACATCCACAAGCAGATCAAGGATCCGGTGCTGCGTGCCAAGGTCACCCCGGACTACACCATGGGCTGCAAGCGCGTGCTGATCTCCAACGACTACTACCCGGCGCTGGTTCAGCCCAACGTCGAGGTGATCACCGACGGTATCGCCGAGATCCTGCCCCATGGCGTGCGCACCGCCGACGGCCAGGAGCGCGAGGTGGACGCCATCATCTTCGGCACCGGCTTCACCCCCAGCGACCCGCTGCCGCGCGGCACGGTGTTCGGCCGTGGTGGCGTCGACCTGCTCGACACCTGGCCCGAAGGCCCGGAAGCCTACAAGGGCACCATGACCGCCGGCTTCCCCAACCTGTTCTTCCTCATGGGGCCGAACACCGGCCTCGGCCATAACTCGATGGTGTACATGATCGAGTCGCAGATCCACTACGTGCTCGGCGCCCTGCGCCTGCTCGAAGAAGGCCAGTTGCAGAGCCTGGAACCCAAGCGCGCGGTGCAGGACGCCTTCAACCACAAGATCCAGGGCGCGGCCCGCAATACCGTGTGGAATGCCGGTGGCTGCATGAGCTGGTACCTGCACCCGGTCAGCGGACGCAACTGCACGGTATGGCCTGGTTTCACCTGGCGCTTCCGCATGCTCACCCGTCACTTCGATGCACCGGCCTACCACTTCAGCCGCAAGAACGCTGCACATCCAGCGCAGAGCAATGCCATTCACAGCCAGGAAGCCCAGGAGGCCAGCGCATGA
- a CDS encoding SDR family NAD(P)-dependent oxidoreductase gives MKSFENKVAAITGAGSGIGRALAYHLARQGCHLALSDVNVEGLHETAEQARKLGVTVSATRVDVADRTAVEAWAGQVVSEFGRVNAIFNNAGVAQGGTVEGNDYADYEWIMGINFWGVVNGTKAFLPHIKASGQGHVINVSSVFGLFSQPGMSGYNASKFAVRGFTESLRQELDMARCGVSASCVHPGGIRTNIAKTARMNDSLANVTGQDIEKARQQFNDQLLRTTPEQAAKVIVNGVLANKRRILIGGDAHALDWMQRSMPAAYQRLVTFSMGLAARFAPKGARKAREATE, from the coding sequence ATGAAATCCTTCGAGAACAAGGTTGCCGCCATCACGGGTGCCGGCTCCGGCATCGGCCGAGCCCTGGCCTATCATCTGGCGCGCCAGGGCTGCCATCTGGCCCTGTCGGACGTGAATGTCGAGGGCCTGCACGAAACCGCCGAACAGGCACGCAAGCTTGGCGTCACCGTCAGCGCAACGCGGGTCGACGTCGCCGACCGCACCGCCGTCGAAGCCTGGGCTGGGCAGGTAGTAAGCGAGTTCGGCCGGGTCAACGCCATCTTCAACAATGCCGGCGTGGCCCAGGGTGGCACCGTGGAAGGCAACGACTACGCCGACTACGAGTGGATCATGGGCATCAACTTCTGGGGTGTGGTCAACGGCACCAAGGCCTTCCTGCCACACATCAAGGCCAGCGGCCAGGGCCATGTGATCAACGTTTCCAGCGTCTTCGGGCTGTTCTCCCAACCGGGCATGAGTGGCTACAACGCCAGCAAGTTCGCCGTGCGCGGCTTTACCGAATCGCTGCGTCAGGAACTGGACATGGCGCGCTGTGGGGTTTCCGCCAGTTGCGTGCACCCTGGCGGCATTCGCACCAACATCGCCAAGACCGCACGGATGAACGACAGCCTGGCCAATGTCACCGGACAGGACATCGAGAAGGCGCGCCAGCAGTTCAACGATCAGTTGCTGCGCACCACGCCGGAACAGGCGGCCAAGGTCATCGTCAATGGCGTACTGGCCAACAAGCGGCGCATCCTCATCGGTGGCGACGCCCATGCCCTGGACTGGATGCAACGCAGCATGCCGGCGGCGTACCAGCGCCTGGTCACCTTCAGCATGGGCCTGGCCGCTCGCTTCGCGCCCAAAGGCGCGCGCAAGGCACGCGAAGCGACCGAGTAA
- a CDS encoding CmpA/NrtA family ABC transporter substrate-binding protein, translated as MSEHDTPRNDALAWSHGSDAPEKSALNIGFMALSDSASVIVAATQGFAEKHGLSLRLQRQASWSALRDRLVNGELDAAHSLYGLIYGVQLGLGGAPATDMAVLMGLNQNGQSINLSHGLQQAGVTSSEALRKYVHQHEAKLTFAQTFPTGTHAMWLYYWLASQGIHPLRDVRSVVVPPPQMVEHLKARRIDGFCVGEPWTAKAVEDNLGCMLTTTQAIWPDHPEKVLGCTRSFVEENPKTARALISAVLEASRFIDESEENRRGTAQLLSGSAYVDAPLSAILPRFLGQYQDGLGNAWQDAHRLRFHADGAVNLPYLSDAMWFMTQFRRWGLLRDDPDYLGVAQAVQQLQIYRQAAEALGVACPEPMRGCALQGGPYWDGSDPAGYARSFALHALADAPALSA; from the coding sequence ATGAGTGAACATGACACCCCGCGCAATGACGCCCTGGCCTGGAGCCATGGCAGCGATGCACCGGAAAAGAGCGCCCTGAACATCGGTTTCATGGCCTTGAGCGATTCCGCCTCGGTGATCGTCGCCGCGACTCAAGGCTTTGCCGAAAAGCATGGCCTGAGCCTGCGACTGCAACGCCAGGCATCCTGGTCTGCCCTGCGTGATCGCCTGGTCAACGGCGAGCTGGATGCAGCCCACAGCCTCTACGGCCTGATCTATGGCGTGCAACTGGGCCTCGGCGGCGCACCGGCCACCGACATGGCGGTGCTCATGGGGCTGAACCAGAACGGCCAGAGCATCAACCTCTCGCATGGGCTGCAACAGGCCGGCGTGACCAGCAGTGAGGCACTGCGCAAGTACGTGCACCAGCATGAAGCAAAACTCACCTTCGCCCAGACCTTCCCCACCGGCACCCATGCCATGTGGCTGTATTACTGGCTGGCCAGCCAGGGCATCCACCCGCTGCGCGACGTGCGCAGCGTCGTGGTGCCGCCGCCGCAGATGGTCGAGCACCTCAAGGCCAGGCGTATCGACGGTTTCTGCGTCGGTGAACCCTGGACGGCCAAGGCCGTGGAAGACAATCTCGGCTGCATGCTCACTACCACCCAGGCGATCTGGCCGGATCATCCGGAAAAGGTACTGGGCTGCACGCGCAGCTTCGTCGAAGAGAACCCCAAGACGGCACGGGCCCTGATCAGCGCGGTACTGGAGGCCAGCCGCTTCATCGACGAGAGCGAGGAGAACCGCCGTGGCACGGCGCAACTGCTGAGCGGCAGTGCCTATGTCGACGCGCCGCTGTCGGCAATCCTGCCGCGTTTTCTTGGCCAGTATCAGGACGGCCTCGGCAATGCCTGGCAGGACGCCCATCGCCTGCGCTTCCACGCCGATGGCGCGGTCAACCTGCCCTATCTGTCGGATGCCATGTGGTTCATGACCCAGTTCCGTCGCTGGGGCCTGCTGCGTGATGACCCGGATTACCTGGGAGTCGCCCAGGCCGTTCAGCAACTGCAGATCTATCGCCAGGCGGCGGAAGCACTGGGCGTCGCCTGCCCCGAGCCCATGCGCGGTTGCGCTTTGCAGGGCGGCCCCTACTGGGACGGCAGTGATCCGGCCGGTTACGCCCGTAGCTTCGCCCTGCATGCCCTGGCCGACGCGCCAGCGCTCAGCGCCTGA
- a CDS encoding ANTAR domain-containing response regulator — protein sequence MLRILLINDTPKKVGRLKSALTEAGFEVIDESGLTIDLPARVEAVRPDVILIDTESPGRDVMEQVVLVSRDQPRPIVMFTDEHDPGVMRQAIQSGVSAYIVEGIHAQRLQPILDVAMARFESDQALRAQLQAREAQLAERKRIELAKGLLMKMKSCNEEEAYTLMRRQAMSRQQKLIQVAEQIIAMHDMLGG from the coding sequence ATGCTGCGTATCCTGCTGATCAATGACACACCGAAAAAGGTCGGCCGCCTCAAGAGCGCCCTGACCGAAGCCGGCTTCGAGGTGATCGACGAGTCCGGCCTGACCATCGACCTGCCGGCGCGGGTGGAAGCCGTGCGCCCCGATGTCATCCTCATCGACACCGAGTCTCCGGGGCGTGACGTGATGGAACAGGTGGTACTGGTCAGCCGCGACCAGCCTCGGCCCATCGTCATGTTCACCGACGAGCACGACCCCGGCGTGATGCGCCAGGCGATCCAGAGCGGTGTCAGCGCCTACATAGTCGAGGGCATTCACGCCCAGCGCCTGCAACCGATCCTCGACGTGGCCATGGCCCGCTTCGAGAGCGACCAGGCCCTGCGTGCCCAGTTGCAGGCCCGCGAGGCGCAACTGGCCGAACGCAAGCGCATCGAATTGGCAAAGGGCCTGCTGATGAAGATGAAGAGCTGCAACGAGGAAGAGGCCTACACCCTGATGCGCCGCCAAGCCATGAGTCGCCAGCAGAAGCTGATCCAGGTGGCCGAACAGATCATCGCCATGCACGACATGCTGGGGGGCTGA
- a CDS encoding polysaccharide lyase family 7 protein — translation MQALPSRALSIQWFGTALCGCLLAGNGHAELYRSVSPGGNFALDNWNLTVPQDADGSTEGTAITARPDQLTGPYGYKSRWFRTDAQDGAMTFWAPINGATAGGSSSPRAELREMLDPSNLSMTWSGAGESVQDAMLRVTQVPQDGIVIVGQVHGYRSAPLIMVYYRYDAARQTGRVIAKLQGLPEQGPPFTTHTLANDIDLGETFSYQMRVSKNVATASANGGPSARMPMDPAWNSHTFYFKAGAYLHMHGDSASEGARVKFYRLAASHPNDGLAITSVAALPNARAGQAYQARLHSSGGRGGATWRLVSGHPPAGIQLSRDGTISGSPEASAVSATAHWFVAQVRDVNGNTLHKKFSILVGN, via the coding sequence ATGCAAGCACTCCCGTCACGCGCATTGAGCATCCAGTGGTTCGGCACTGCCCTGTGTGGCTGCCTGCTGGCCGGAAACGGCCATGCCGAGCTGTACAGAAGCGTTTCTCCGGGCGGCAACTTCGCCCTGGACAACTGGAATCTCACCGTCCCCCAGGACGCCGATGGCAGCACCGAAGGCACCGCGATCACCGCTCGCCCCGACCAGTTGACCGGCCCCTATGGTTACAAATCGCGCTGGTTTCGCACCGATGCGCAAGATGGCGCCATGACCTTCTGGGCTCCCATCAATGGCGCCACAGCCGGCGGTTCCAGCAGCCCACGCGCGGAACTGCGCGAGATGCTCGACCCCAGTAACCTGTCCATGACCTGGAGCGGCGCGGGCGAGTCGGTGCAGGACGCCATGCTCAGGGTGACGCAGGTTCCGCAGGACGGCATCGTCATCGTCGGCCAGGTTCATGGCTACCGTAGCGCGCCCTTGATCATGGTCTATTACCGCTACGATGCCGCCCGCCAGACCGGCCGGGTCATCGCCAAGCTGCAGGGACTACCGGAACAGGGGCCACCCTTTACCACCCATACGCTGGCCAACGACATCGACCTAGGCGAAACCTTCAGCTACCAGATGAGGGTCAGCAAGAACGTGGCGACGGCCTCGGCCAATGGCGGGCCGAGCGCCCGCATGCCAATGGATCCGGCCTGGAACAGTCACACCTTCTACTTCAAGGCCGGCGCCTACCTGCATATGCATGGCGACAGCGCCAGCGAAGGTGCCCGCGTCAAGTTCTATCGCCTGGCTGCCAGCCACCCCAACGATGGGCTTGCGATCACCAGCGTTGCAGCCCTGCCCAACGCCCGTGCAGGCCAGGCCTATCAAGCCCGCCTCCATAGCAGCGGCGGGCGTGGTGGAGCCACCTGGCGCCTGGTCAGCGGCCATCCCCCTGCCGGCATACAGTTGTCCCGCGACGGCACGATCAGCGGCAGCCCCGAGGCTTCGGCAGTCTCCGCCACGGCGCACTGGTTCGTGGCCCAGGTGCGCGATGTGAACGGCAATACCCTGCACAAGAAGTTCTCCATTCTGGTCGGAAACTGA
- the alaC gene encoding alanine transaminase, with protein sequence MAENAKRRFARIDRLPPYVFNITAELKMAARRRGEDIIDFSMGNPDGATPPHIVEKLVQVAQREDTHGYSTSRGIPRLRRAISRWYQERYDVGIDPESEAIVTIGSKEGLAHLMLATLDHGDTVLVPNPSYPIHIYGAVIAGAQVRSVPLVPGVDFFNELERAIRESIPKPKMMILGFPSNPTAQCVELDFFERVVALAKQYDVLVVHDLAYADIVYDGWKAPSIMQVPGAKDIAVEFFTLSKSYNMAGWRIGFMVGNPELVSALARIKSYHDYGTFTPLQVAAIAALEGDQQCVRDIAEQYRQRRNLLVKGLHEIGWMVEKPKASMYVWAKIPEAYAHLGSLEFAKKLLAEAKVCVSPGLGFGDYGDDHVRFALIENQDRTRQALRGIKAMFRADGLLPAKKAKAEQE encoded by the coding sequence ATGGCCGAAAACGCCAAGCGCCGCTTTGCGCGCATAGATCGTCTCCCCCCTTATGTCTTCAACATCACCGCCGAACTGAAGATGGCCGCGCGCCGTCGCGGTGAGGACATCATCGACTTCTCCATGGGCAACCCCGACGGGGCGACACCGCCGCACATCGTCGAGAAGCTGGTGCAGGTCGCCCAGCGTGAAGACACCCATGGCTATTCCACCTCCCGCGGCATTCCCCGCCTGCGTCGCGCCATCTCGCGCTGGTACCAGGAACGCTACGACGTGGGGATCGATCCGGAAAGCGAAGCGATCGTCACCATCGGTTCCAAGGAAGGCCTGGCACACCTGATGCTGGCCACTCTGGATCATGGCGATACCGTGCTGGTACCCAACCCCAGCTACCCCATCCACATCTACGGTGCGGTGATCGCCGGCGCCCAGGTGCGTTCGGTGCCGCTGGTACCGGGGGTGGATTTCTTCAACGAGCTGGAACGCGCCATCCGCGAATCGATCCCCAAGCCGAAGATGATGATTCTCGGCTTCCCCTCCAACCCCACCGCGCAGTGCGTGGAGCTGGACTTCTTCGAGCGCGTGGTGGCCCTGGCCAAGCAGTACGACGTGCTGGTGGTGCACGACCTGGCCTATGCCGATATCGTCTACGACGGCTGGAAGGCACCCTCGATCATGCAGGTGCCGGGCGCCAAGGACATTGCGGTGGAGTTCTTCACCCTCTCCAAGAGCTACAACATGGCCGGTTGGCGCATCGGCTTCATGGTCGGCAACCCGGAACTGGTCAGCGCCCTGGCGCGGATCAAGAGCTACCACGACTACGGTACCTTCACCCCGCTGCAGGTGGCAGCCATCGCCGCCCTGGAGGGCGACCAGCAATGCGTGCGCGATATCGCCGAGCAGTACCGCCAGCGCCGCAACCTGCTGGTCAAGGGCCTGCACGAAATCGGCTGGATGGTGGAGAAACCCAAGGCGTCGATGTACGTCTGGGCCAAGATACCCGAGGCCTACGCACACCTGGGCTCGCTGGAATTCGCCAAGAAGTTGCTGGCCGAGGCCAAGGTCTGCGTATCACCCGGCCTGGGTTTCGGCGACTATGGCGATGACCACGTGCGCTTCGCCCTGATCGAGAATCAGGATCGCACCCGTCAGGCACTGCGCGGCATCAAGGCCATGTTCAGGGCCGATGGCCTGCTGCCGGCGAAGAAGGCCAAGGCCGAGCAGGAGTGA
- a CDS encoding transcriptional regulator, producing the protein MLDVLQVKHQVNRMPLERVRAMVEELQREGLVMEGRTPFNRTHFNTCFAEIEALLQRAGYHRQLDVVGYQGLAYALFDPARWEAVEVLRWLRDFVEESRSVPAS; encoded by the coding sequence ATGCTGGACGTACTGCAAGTGAAACATCAGGTCAATCGCATGCCGCTGGAGCGCGTGCGCGCCATGGTCGAAGAGCTGCAGCGTGAAGGCCTGGTGATGGAGGGGCGCACCCCCTTCAACCGTACCCATTTCAATACCTGCTTCGCCGAAATCGAGGCGCTGCTGCAACGCGCCGGCTATCACCGGCAACTGGACGTGGTCGGCTATCAGGGCCTGGCCTATGCCCTGTTCGACCCTGCGCGCTGGGAGGCGGTGGAGGTGTTGCGCTGGCTGCGCGACTTCGTCGAGGAGTCGCGCAGCGTCCCGGCCTCCTGA
- a CDS encoding CmpA/NrtA family ABC transporter substrate-binding protein, with translation MTDRDSKKAVDSSRRNFLKQSIAMAGAIGGIAALGLSAPASLRSAAWAAGSDAPEKAALKVGFIPLTDCASVVVAATQGFGEKYGLTITPSKEASWAGVRDKLNTGELDAAHVLYGMMYGAQLGLAGPQKDMAVLMSLNQNGQAITLSKQLREAGVSNGAQLAEHIKKGGSPLTFAQTFPTGTHAMWLYYWLGSLGINPMSDVKTIVVPPPQMVANMRVGNMDGFCVGEPWGARAIFDKIGFTATTTQQIWPDHPEKVLGTTRAFIEQYPNAARALIMAVLDASRFIEASEENRKSTAKLIAGKAYVNAPVQVIEPRFLAHYEDGLGNSWQDEHAMAFCKDGSVNFPYHSDGMWFLTQFKRWGLLKEAPDYAAVAAQINQTVLYAEAAGALKLAVPGSPLRSSTLIDGVVWDGSNPAAYADSFAIKA, from the coding sequence ATGACCGATCGTGATTCGAAAAAAGCCGTAGACAGCAGCCGCCGTAATTTCCTCAAGCAATCCATCGCCATGGCCGGGGCCATCGGCGGTATCGCCGCCCTGGGGCTGTCGGCCCCGGCCTCGTTGCGTAGCGCCGCCTGGGCGGCCGGCTCCGACGCGCCGGAGAAGGCCGCGCTGAAGGTGGGTTTCATCCCGCTGACCGACTGCGCCTCGGTGGTGGTGGCCGCCACCCAGGGCTTCGGCGAGAAATACGGCCTGACCATCACCCCGAGCAAGGAGGCGTCCTGGGCCGGTGTGCGTGACAAGCTCAACACCGGCGAACTGGATGCTGCCCATGTGCTCTACGGCATGATGTACGGCGCCCAGCTCGGCCTGGCCGGCCCGCAGAAGGACATGGCCGTGCTCATGAGCCTGAACCAGAACGGCCAGGCCATCACCCTCTCCAAACAACTGCGCGAGGCCGGCGTGAGCAACGGCGCGCAACTGGCCGAACACATCAAGAAAGGCGGCAGCCCGCTGACATTCGCCCAGACCTTTCCCACCGGCACCCACGCCATGTGGCTGTACTACTGGCTCGGCAGCCTGGGCATCAACCCCATGAGCGACGTGAAGACCATCGTTGTGCCGCCACCGCAGATGGTCGCCAACATGCGCGTCGGCAACATGGACGGCTTCTGCGTCGGCGAGCCTTGGGGTGCGCGGGCGATCTTCGACAAGATCGGCTTCACCGCCACCACCACCCAGCAGATCTGGCCGGATCACCCGGAGAAGGTGCTCGGCACCACCCGCGCCTTCATCGAGCAGTATCCCAACGCCGCTCGCGCGCTGATCATGGCCGTGCTCGACGCCAGCCGGTTCATCGAGGCCAGCGAGGAGAACCGCAAGAGCACGGCCAAGCTGATTGCCGGCAAGGCCTACGTCAACGCGCCGGTACAGGTGATCGAGCCGCGCTTTCTCGCCCACTACGAGGACGGCCTCGGCAACAGTTGGCAGGACGAGCACGCCATGGCCTTCTGCAAGGACGGCAGCGTCAACTTCCCCTACCACTCCGACGGCATGTGGTTCCTCACCCAGTTCAAGCGCTGGGGCCTGCTCAAGGAGGCCCCGGATTACGCCGCCGTGGCCGCCCAGATCAACCAGACCGTGCTTTACGCCGAAGCCGCCGGCGCGCTCAAGCTGGCCGTGCCCGGCAGCCCGCTGCGCAGCAGCACGCTGATCGACGGCGTGGTTTGGGACGGCAGCAACCCGGCTGCCTACGCCGACTCCTTCGCCATCAAGGCCTGA
- the ntrB gene encoding nitrate ABC transporter permease, producing the protein MNAPLKTPLQPVAKPRLSSRLPSAAALGNLCKAGIAPLLGILAFIGFWSLLAQYSEGLPGPLSTWQSALVLFADPFYDNGPNDMGIGWNILNSLGRVGVGFGLAALVGIPLGFAIGRFAFLAGMLAPIISLLRPVSPLAWLPIGLLVFEAAGPASIWVIFISSIWPIILNTAAGVASVPQDYLNVARVLKLSEFKVLTRILFPAVLPHLMTGIRLAIGVAWLVIVAAEMLTGGIGLGFWVWDEWNNLNVEHILIAIIIVGLVGLALEQTLLLIAKRFDYAS; encoded by the coding sequence ATGAATGCGCCCCTGAAAACACCCCTGCAGCCCGTCGCCAAGCCGCGCCTGTCGTCGCGGCTGCCCAGCGCCGCGGCCCTGGGCAACCTGTGCAAGGCCGGCATCGCGCCGCTGCTGGGTATCCTTGCCTTCATAGGCTTCTGGTCGTTGCTGGCGCAGTACAGCGAGGGCCTGCCCGGGCCGTTGAGTACCTGGCAATCGGCGCTGGTGCTGTTCGCCGATCCCTTCTACGACAACGGCCCCAACGACATGGGCATCGGCTGGAACATCCTCAACTCGCTCGGCCGCGTCGGGGTCGGTTTCGGCCTGGCGGCGCTGGTGGGCATCCCGCTGGGCTTCGCCATCGGCCGCTTCGCCTTCCTTGCCGGCATGCTCGCGCCGATCATCAGCCTGTTGCGTCCGGTCTCGCCACTGGCCTGGCTGCCCATTGGCCTGCTGGTGTTCGAGGCCGCCGGCCCGGCCTCGATCTGGGTGATCTTCATCAGCTCGATCTGGCCAATCATCCTCAATACCGCCGCCGGCGTGGCCAGCGTGCCGCAGGACTACCTCAACGTTGCCCGCGTGCTCAAGCTGTCGGAGTTCAAGGTGCTGACGCGCATCCTCTTCCCCGCCGTGCTGCCGCACTTGATGACCGGCATCCGCCTGGCCATCGGCGTGGCCTGGCTGGTGATCGTCGCCGCGGAGATGCTCACCGGCGGCATCGGCCTGGGTTTCTGGGTGTGGGACGAATGGAACAACCTCAACGTCGAGCACATTCTCATCGCCATCATCATCGTCGGCCTGGTGGGCCTGGCACTGGAGCAGACACTGCTGCTGATCGCCAAGCGCTTCGACTACGCCAGCTAA
- a CDS encoding ABC transporter ATP-binding protein, translated as MDKFVELTGVSKHFDTRKGRFQALTDVNLSIARGEFVALIGHSGCGKSTVLNLIAGLLEANEGGLICNGREIDGPGPERAVVFQNHSLLPWMTCFGNVHLAVERVFGAREGKAQLKARTEQALNMVGLGHAMHKHPNEISGGMKQRVGIARALAMEPKVLLMDEPFGALDALTRAHLQDELLRIVAQTRSTVVMVTHDVDEAVLLSDRIVMMTNGPAATVGETLSVELPRPRDRLALASDPQYHAYRSAVLEFLYQRQQRPAA; from the coding sequence ATGGACAAATTCGTGGAGCTGACCGGCGTCAGCAAGCACTTCGACACCAGGAAAGGCCGCTTCCAGGCGCTGACAGACGTCAACCTGAGCATCGCCCGCGGCGAGTTCGTGGCGCTGATCGGCCACTCCGGCTGCGGCAAGTCGACGGTGCTCAACCTGATCGCCGGCCTGCTGGAAGCCAACGAGGGCGGGCTGATCTGCAACGGCCGCGAGATCGACGGCCCCGGCCCCGAACGCGCCGTGGTGTTCCAGAACCACAGTCTGCTGCCCTGGATGACCTGCTTCGGCAACGTGCATCTGGCCGTGGAACGGGTGTTCGGCGCACGCGAAGGCAAGGCCCAGCTCAAGGCCCGCACCGAACAGGCGCTGAACATGGTCGGCCTGGGTCATGCCATGCACAAGCACCCGAACGAGATCTCCGGCGGCATGAAGCAGCGCGTCGGCATCGCCCGCGCCCTGGCCATGGAACCCAAGGTGCTGCTGATGGACGAGCCGTTCGGCGCCCTCGACGCCCTGACCCGTGCGCACCTGCAGGACGAGTTGCTGCGCATCGTCGCCCAGACCCGCAGCACCGTGGTGATGGTCACCCATGATGTGGACGAGGCGGTGCTGCTGTCCGATCGCATCGTGATGATGACCAACGGCCCGGCGGCGACCGTGGGCGAAACGCTCAGCGTCGAGCTGCCGCGCCCGCGCGATCGCCTGGCCCTGGCCAGCGACCCGCAGTACCACGCCTATCGCAGTGCCGTGCTGGAGTTCCTCTACCAGCGCCAGCAGCGCCCGGCCGCCTGA
- a CDS encoding polysaccharide lyase family 7 protein, with protein sequence MLDLSTWNLSIPTEPTPTTISTQRLNNGYQSRYFRRNDDGSVTFWVPVTGSTTEDARYPRSELRETQRDGSLDNWQHASSDSYLSAVLQVDQVPSKGKVVIGQVHSTDVPGSENDPLLKLQYHYRRGVGRVELLLRARPGDSEVQNILLADNVQLGERFGYDLRVTPSGRIGISVASVDGDEGSLYRQLSSRWSTQSLYFKAGAYVQDNYGPDKEGGRVTFYHLNSQHR encoded by the coding sequence GTGTTAGACCTCTCCACCTGGAATCTGTCGATTCCCACCGAACCGACTCCCACCACCATCAGCACCCAGCGCCTGAACAATGGCTATCAGAGCCGTTACTTTCGACGCAACGACGACGGCAGCGTGACCTTCTGGGTACCCGTCACCGGCTCCACCACCGAAGATGCCCGCTATCCACGCAGCGAGCTGCGCGAAACCCAGCGCGATGGCAGCCTCGACAACTGGCAGCATGCCAGTTCGGACAGTTACCTCAGTGCGGTACTGCAGGTCGATCAGGTGCCCAGCAAGGGCAAGGTGGTGATCGGCCAGGTGCACAGCACCGACGTGCCCGGCAGCGAGAACGACCCTCTGCTCAAGCTGCAGTATCACTATCGCCGTGGCGTCGGTCGCGTCGAACTGCTGCTGCGCGCCCGTCCGGGCGACAGCGAGGTGCAGAACATCCTGCTGGCCGACAACGTGCAGCTCGGCGAGCGCTTCGGCTACGACCTGCGGGTCACGCCCAGCGGGCGTATCGGCATCAGCGTGGCCAGTGTCGATGGCGACGAAGGCTCGCTATACCGTCAGTTGAGCAGCCGCTGGAGCACCCAGAGCCTGTACTTCAAGGCCGGCGCCTACGTGCAGGACAACTATGGGCCGGACAAGGAAGGAGGCCGAGTGACCTTCTACCACCTCAACAGTCAGCACCGCTGA